TTATAATTTCAAAATCCAACTCATTAATTTCTTTGGGATTAATGAAATTAAGAAATTTTATATTCTTGGCTTCCTTCAAAACCAACTTACAAGCAAAATCTTCTTCCAATACTTCTTTAATCATTTGTATTAAAACTACACCCGGAACAACAGGAATATCCGGAAAATGTCCTTGAAAAATCGAATGTGAAATATTCAATTGGAAAATTCCAGTCAGCTTATTTTTTACCCGATCAAGCCTTGCTATAGTATAAAAATCATTCTTCAGCATTAATAATTTTTTTTAATCGAATAGAAATTGAAGGATGTTTTGTCTTTATCAAGATTTCTTTCGTTTGATTATCAAATTGTATCAAAGCTCTTTTTCGTCCACTTTCCAAACGCTCTATTTTGTATATTTTCTGATCTTCAGTCATAAAATAATCCCATTGTTCCTTGCCACTTTCCAAACGAGAAATAAATTCTTTTTCCTTTTCATTATAAAGGAATTCCTCAGAGATATTCGTTAAAATACCGGGATAAAGCACTTTCATATTATCAAATAAAGCATTTGTAATATACGGATTATCCAGATGTTTCATAATATAATGAAGGCTTAGCGAATCTCCTTTAAAATACTCAACATCAAATACTTTCAAGCCAAATTCCGTTACCATCAACAAGCGAATAGAAGATTCATCAGCTTGTTTTACCATAAGTAATCCACTTTGTTTTTGATGAAAAGCCTCAATATTAATCTTATACAATATTTTTTTTTGCGAATCAGCGAGCCAAAAATTTTCAGGAATATCTATACGATTTTCTGTATATCTATACCATCTGTGAGTTTTTAAATTTGCACAAGCCGAAAACAGCATAAGCAAAACCAATAAACCCAAAATATAACGATATACTATTTTCATTCTTAAGTATTAAACAGGCTTACAAAGTAAAAAAGTTTTTTTGTTTTTTTATGGTCTTCTCTTAAAGGAATATTAACAAGATTTTAAGTTTATCTCCGTCTGAAATGTGTAGCTCGAGCGTTTTTATCTAAGCCATTTTTATCGGGCGGAATATTTGTCTTCCAATATGCATCATCATCTTCATCATCTTCATCATCTTCATCATCTTCGTCCCAATGATATACTTGAGCTTTTGGACCTTGATTCCGATAATATACAGCCATTAAAAGACCTGCAATAAAACCAAACAAATGACCTTCCCAGCTTATATTTTCATTGGGAAAAAGCTCCGGGAAAAAGCCCCAAACCAAACTTCCGTATAAAAAAGTAACTATAAGAGAAACAACCATTAAAGTTCTATTTTTTCTAAAAATCCCACTAAAAAATAAAAAAGCGACGAAGCCATAAACTAAAGCGCTTGCCCCAATATGTATAGCTTCTCTTCCACCTATCCACAACCAGATTCCACTTAAACCATATATCCAAAGAATTACTTTCCAAGCAATTTCTCGATAGAAATAGAAAATAAAACCACCTAAAACAAAGATTGGGACAGAATTAGAAAATAAATGAGCAAAAGAAGCATGCAAGAAAGGCATACTTAAAATTGCAGGTAAACGAATTAAACTACGCGGTAAAATACCTCCGGCTGACAAAGAAAAGTGAAATACTACTTCCACTATCTTAATAAGCCAAATTACAATTATAAAAACCGTGGGATAATAAAATGCTTTTATAAAATCATTTCTTTCTTGGTTTTTATCGAATTGACTCATTCATCAAAAATAAAAAAAGAGGCTTAGCCTCTTTAAGTTCTTAACCCAAATATACCTTAAGTAATTTACTTCGTGATGAGTGTTTTAACCGCCTAATTGCTTTTTCTTTTATTTGACGCACTCTTTCGCGAGTAAGATCAAACTTATCGCCAATCTCATCTAAAGTAAGCCCATGATTTAATCCAATTCCATAATACAAATTTATTACATCTCGTTCCTTTTCGGTAAGTGTAGCTAAAGAACGTTTAATCTCAGCATTCAAAGACTCTCGCATAAGAGAGTCGTCAGTTTTTGCAGCTTCATCAGAAGTAATAAAATCAACCATAGTGGTGTCATCATCAGGTGCAATTGGAGCATCAATAGATATTGAACGGCTAGATATTCTCATAGCTGCATCTATCTTATTTTGAGGCGTTTCCAAATCGTCTGCTACCTCTTCCATAAAAGGAGCTCTATTTAATTCTTGCTCCAATCTGGATATCGTCTTCTTAATCTTATTAATAGATCCAACTTGATTTAATGGCAAACGAACTATTCTTGATTGCTCCGCAAGAGCTTGTAAAATTCCTTGACGAATCCACCAAACGGCATAAGAAATAAATTTAAAGCCTCTGGTTTCATCAAAACGACTGGCTGCTTTAATTAAACCCACATTGCCTTCGTTAATTAAATCGGGCAAACTCAAACCTTGATTTTGGTATTGTTTAGCAACAGATACAACAAAACGCAAATTGGCTTTTACTAATTTATTAAGGGCAACACGATCACCCTCTCGTATTAATTGGGCTAATCTTACTTCTTCGTCGGGACCAATAAGACCTTCACGACCAATATCCGTTAAATATTTATCGAGAGAAGCATTTTCCCTATTGGTTATAGATTTATTTATTTTTAATTGTCTCATTTATTATTCCAAATATTAACTGCCTAAATATCAGATTATTCTGTTTTCAGACTTTAGCAAATATAATAAAACAAATGCAGACTTCCAAAAGAATATAGTTTCCCAAGTTGTTAAAAATTACTAAATAAATACAGGAGCATTTATTTAGACTATTTAAGAATAGCTTATGTTCTACTTGTTTTTTTCTTAAACTTATTATTCTTATTGTATTTTTGAGGCTTCTTATTCCAAGTTTTCTTGGTAACAATATATTCCGGGCCGGGTTTAAAACCTTCCGGTAAAGGAATCTTAAAGATTTCTTTTTCTATAAGCTTTTCTATTCGTTTGAACCTAAAAACATCATCTTGATTAATAAGAGAAATAGCGAGGCCTTCTCGCTCTGCCCTTGCTGTTCTACCAACACGATGCACATAATCTTCGGGTTCGGGTGGAATATCAAAATTAATAATTAGGTCGATATCATCTATATCTATTCCGCGTGAAACAATATCGGTAGCAATCAATATTTTATGCTTACCATTTCTAAAATCCAGTAAGATTTGCTCTCGTTCACTTTGTTCGTAAGCTGAGTGAATTCCTTTAGCAGGGATATTTTTGGCACGTAGTCGTTTAACAATTTCATTAACTGTCACCTTTCTACTACTAAAGATAATAAGTTTATTATCTGCCTTATCCTCTAATAAATTCTCTAAAAGTTTAATTTTCTGATCATCATTTACAAGATAAGCAGCTTGAACAATTTTTTCGGCCGGTTTTGCTATCGCGATACTCACTTCCTTTGGGTTTGAGAGTATTTTCATGGCTAACGTTTTAATTTTCGGATTCATTGTTGCCGAGAACATCATATTCTGCCTATTCTTTGGCAGCATTTTTATAATACTCGAAATATCAGGCAAAAAGCCCATATCTAACATTTTATCGGCTTCATCCAAAACAAAATACTTCAAACTCTTCAAATCCACATAGCCCAAATTCAGATGGCTAATCAAACGACCGGGAGTTGCAACAATAAAATCAGCTCCATCTGTCAAAGCTTTCTTTTCATACTCCCAACTACTTCCACTTCCTCCTCCATAAATAGCCAAAGAGGTTAAATCAGAATAATAAGAAAATCCTTGCAACTGCTGTTCTATTTGTTGTGCTAATTCGCGTGTTGGAGCAATAATCATTGCTTTTACACCGGCTGTTTTGGGTTGTTCCAAAATTTGGTTAATGATGGGTACAAGAAAGGCAGCTGTTTTGCCCGTTCCGGTTTGTGCAAAAGCCATCAGGTCGTATCCATCTAAAATAATAGGAATACCCTCCTCCTGTACCGGAGTCGGCTCTGCAAATCCCATTTCGTAAAGAGAATCGGCTAAATCGGGAAGTAAATCAAAATCGTCAAAAGTCACATTAGTAAATTTATATTAGGCTTGAATAATATTGTGAATAATATAGCATCTGCTGAGTAAAATCATCGGGATAATTTATTTCTACATCAACTATTTTATGTTCGTCAAAGATAGGCGAATATTGTGGATTTATAAATCCGGCATAAGCGGCGATATTAAGTTTCTCCCAGCGTAACAAAACTTCTTTATGCAATTCTACATCCACCTTAACGCCATAATTTTCAACTAAATTTTTAGCGGCTTCGTAATCGCCGGTCGATTTAATACGTTGGACTTCTTTTAAAAGTTCTCCGAAAAGAATATTAAGCTTTTTATAATCGCGAATAACAAAATAAGTTTTCCCATCTTTTTTTACTCGCTCGATTACATTTTCTTCATTTCCCTTCTCAAAAACCCATTTTGCAATCAATTGTCGGTTACGCATATGCGATTCTTCAATATCCTTCCCCAACTCTACTCTTACCAACTGTGTTAGCAAAGAAGAGCGAATAAAGGAGTTATATTCGCAAACACCTGTATTTTTATCAGTCATTAAACCTAAATCAATAAGTTTCTGATCCATAGCAAAATAAAGAGCTACTAAATCGGCTCTAGCCTCTTCGATAGTAGAAGCATAGTTTTTAAGAGTTACTGCCGGCTCTGCAACGCCCTCTTCTATTTTTCCTGAGCCATGACCAATAATTTCGTGAAGATCGACATGAAGTTTTGATGCCAAACTGCCATATTTTTTATCGAGCTCAACTTCTTCTTCCGAAAAGGCAAACTCTTCTACCACTCCACTATTTTTTGAAGCCAAATCATAAGCATCAATAATATTACTGATAGAAACCGATTTAGAGCCATATTCTGCACGAATCCAATCTGCATTAGGTAAATTAACACCAATTGGTGTTGATGGGGAACAATCTCCCGCTTCCATAACAGCAAATATTGCTTTTGCCGTAACACCTTCTATTTTCTCTTTTTTATGTTTTGGAAAAGTACTCGAATTTTGCTCAAACCAATTAGCGTTTCCACTAACAGTTTCGGCTCTTTTAGTAGCTTCTTCATCACGAATAGAGACCAAAGCCTCATAAGTAGCTTTTCTGCCCAAAGGATCGCCATATGTTTCTATAAATCCGTGAATAATATCAACTGAAGATTCTGTGTCCTGAAGCCAGGCAAGACTATAATCGTCGAAATCTTTAAGCTCTCCGCTTTTATAAAAATCAATCAACTTCTGAAGAGCTTTTGTTTGTTTATCATTTTCCGCAAAGCGAACTGCTTTTTCAAGCCAAAAAACCATTTTCCCGATAGATGCAGAATAATGCTCTCCAATTTTATAAGTTAACTCTTTTATTTGTCCGTTTTCCTTTACCAATTTAGAATTAAGTCCAAGAGAAATTGGCTTTTTAGCATTCAGAACTTTTTTAGTATTATAAAATTCCTCCGCCTCTTCTTGACTAATATTTTCATAAAAGTTACAGGCAGAATTAAGCAATAAATCGT
This window of the Bacteroidales bacterium genome carries:
- a CDS encoding rhomboid family intramembrane serine protease; protein product: MSQFDKNQERNDFIKAFYYPTVFIIVIWLIKIVEVVFHFSLSAGGILPRSLIRLPAILSMPFLHASFAHLFSNSVPIFVLGGFIFYFYREIAWKVILWIYGLSGIWLWIGGREAIHIGASALVYGFVAFLFFSGIFRKNRTLMVVSLIVTFLYGSLVWGFFPELFPNENISWEGHLFGFIAGLLMAVYYRNQGPKAQVYHWDEDDEDDEDDEDDDAYWKTNIPPDKNGLDKNARATHFRRR
- a CDS encoding RNA polymerase sigma factor RpoD/SigA, translating into MRQLKINKSITNRENASLDKYLTDIGREGLIGPDEEVRLAQLIREGDRVALNKLVKANLRFVVSVAKQYQNQGLSLPDLINEGNVGLIKAASRFDETRGFKFISYAVWWIRQGILQALAEQSRIVRLPLNQVGSINKIKKTISRLEQELNRAPFMEEVADDLETPQNKIDAAMRISSRSISIDAPIAPDDDTTMVDFITSDEAAKTDDSLMRESLNAEIKRSLATLTEKERDVINLYYGIGLNHGLTLDEIGDKFDLTRERVRQIKEKAIRRLKHSSRSKLLKVYLG
- a CDS encoding DEAD/DEAH box helicase, which produces MGFAEPTPVQEEGIPIILDGYDLMAFAQTGTGKTAAFLVPIINQILEQPKTAGVKAMIIAPTRELAQQIEQQLQGFSYYSDLTSLAIYGGGSGSSWEYEKKALTDGADFIVATPGRLISHLNLGYVDLKSLKYFVLDEADKMLDMGFLPDISSIIKMLPKNRQNMMFSATMNPKIKTLAMKILSNPKEVSIAIAKPAEKIVQAAYLVNDDQKIKLLENLLEDKADNKLIIFSSRKVTVNEIVKRLRAKNIPAKGIHSAYEQSEREQILLDFRNGKHKILIATDIVSRGIDIDDIDLIINFDIPPEPEDYVHRVGRTARAEREGLAISLINQDDVFRFKRIEKLIEKEIFKIPLPEGFKPGPEYIVTKKTWNKKPQKYNKNNKFKKKTSRT
- a CDS encoding dihydrofolate reductase; the protein is MTDFKIQTEQFADIRILRYQVPEFEKLSFEKKRLVYFLSQAALWGRDIIYDQNYKYNLLIRHNLENVYKTYTGNRESETFKAFVVYLKRFWFSNGIHHHYAMDKFFPTCSREEFKKLLINSDKANYKFFAEEIFNDFIEEFTNLIFDPTLDAKRLSLDAENDLLLNSACNFYENISQEEAEEFYNTKKVLNAKKPISLGLNSKLVKENGQIKELTYKIGEHYSASIGKMVFWLEKAVRFAENDKQTKALQKLIDFYKSGELKDFDDYSLAWLQDTESSVDIIHGFIETYGDPLGRKATYEALVSIRDEEATKRAETVSGNANWFEQNSSTFPKHKKEKIEGVTAKAIFAVMEAGDCSPSTPIGVNLPNADWIRAEYGSKSVSISNIIDAYDLASKNSGVVEEFAFSEEEVELDKKYGSLASKLHVDLHEIIGHGSGKIEEGVAEPAVTLKNYASTIEEARADLVALYFAMDQKLIDLGLMTDKNTGVCEYNSFIRSSLLTQLVRVELGKDIEESHMRNRQLIAKWVFEKGNEENVIERVKKDGKTYFVIRDYKKLNILFGELLKEVQRIKSTGDYEAAKNLVENYGVKVDVELHKEVLLRWEKLNIAAYAGFINPQYSPIFDEHKIVDVEINYPDDFTQQMLYYSQYYSSLI